A region from the Buchnera aphidicola (Pemphigus populi) genome encodes:
- the leuD gene encoding 3-isopropylmalate dehydratase small subunit, giving the protein MTLLNQYTGIVTPMNIANIDTDVIIPKQFLKQITKTGLGQYLFYNWRFHDNKGKNINKDFILNNPYYKKSSILLTRDNFGCGSSREHAVWALIDYGFKVIISSSFGDIFYNNSLNNQLILIILSEKEINSLFDIVLNKVHLIFTIDLENNKVLVGNSSYCFKIDELHKFYIINQLDQIDLTIKNEKKITNYEKKIFDFFIKK; this is encoded by the coding sequence ATGACTTTATTAAATCAATATACCGGTATTGTTACACCAATGAATATAGCTAATATAGATACCGACGTAATTATTCCAAAACAATTTTTAAAGCAAATCACTAAAACAGGACTTGGTCAATATCTATTTTATAATTGGCGTTTTCACGATAATAAAGGGAAAAATATTAATAAAGATTTCATCTTAAATAATCCATATTATAAAAAATCATCTATTTTATTAACCAGAGATAATTTTGGATGCGGATCCTCTCGAGAACATGCAGTATGGGCTTTAATAGATTATGGTTTTAAAGTAATTATTTCCTCTAGTTTTGGAGATATATTTTACAATAACAGTTTAAATAATCAATTAATTCTTATAATTTTATCCGAAAAGGAAATAAATAGTTTATTTGATATTGTATTGAATAAAGTTCATTTAATTTTTACAATAGATTTAGAAAATAACAAAGTTTTAGTAGGCAACAGTTCTTACTGTTTTAAAATTGATGAATTACATAAATTTTATATTATAAATCAATTAGATCAAATAGACTTAACGATAAAAAATGAAAAAAAAATTACCAATTATGAAAAAAAAATATTTGATTTCTTTATAAAAAAATAA
- the leuC gene encoding 3-isopropylmalate dehydratase large subunit, producing MTKTLYQKLYDTHIVYEEKNLTAVLYVDLHLIHEVTSPQAFHSLRLKNRTVRQPKKSFATMDHNVPTHNRNINESEHMAKIQMQELSKNCKDFNIKLYDINHPHQGIVHVLGPEKGMTLPGMVIVCGDSHTSTHGAFGALSFGIGTSEVEHVLATQTLKQSRLKTMKIDITGIPHPTVFAKDIILSIIRKLGTSGGIGYILEFSGNLISNLSMESRMTICNMSIEMGAKSGLIAPDEITYNYLKDKPYSPKNKYWNNAINYWNTLKSDKHAVFDKKISINVSNLAPQITWGTKPDQVISIDEPIPNINSFREIAEQECAKKSLLYMGLKSGMYLNNLAIDKVFIGSCTNSRIEDLREAAKIIKNKYIAKNVHAIAVPGSGLVKLQAEKEGLDKIFIKSGFEWRLPGCSMCLGMNQDRLKPKERCASTSNRNFEGRQGRDGRTHLVSPAMAAAAAIFGHFVDIRKI from the coding sequence ATGACGAAAACTTTATATCAAAAATTATACGATACACACATAGTATACGAAGAAAAAAATTTAACAGCTGTTCTATATGTTGATTTGCATTTAATTCATGAAGTAACTTCACCTCAAGCATTCCATTCACTACGTTTAAAAAACAGAACAGTTAGACAACCGAAAAAAAGTTTTGCTACCATGGATCATAATGTTCCTACCCATAATCGAAATATTAATGAGTCTGAACATATGGCTAAAATACAAATGCAAGAATTATCTAAAAATTGTAAAGATTTTAATATTAAGTTGTATGATATCAATCATCCCCATCAAGGTATAGTACATGTATTAGGACCAGAGAAAGGTATGACATTACCTGGTATGGTAATTGTATGTGGGGATTCTCATACCTCTACTCATGGAGCATTTGGGGCCTTATCTTTTGGAATTGGAACTTCAGAAGTTGAACATGTTTTAGCAACTCAAACATTAAAACAAAGTCGTTTAAAAACAATGAAAATTGACATTACTGGAATACCTCATCCTACAGTTTTTGCAAAAGATATTATTTTATCAATAATAAGAAAACTTGGTACTTCCGGTGGTATAGGTTATATTCTCGAATTTTCTGGTAATCTTATTTCTAATTTAAGCATGGAATCTCGCATGACTATATGTAATATGTCTATTGAAATGGGTGCAAAATCAGGATTAATTGCACCTGATGAAATAACATATAATTATTTAAAAGATAAACCTTATAGTCCAAAAAATAAATATTGGAATAATGCGATAAATTATTGGAATACTTTAAAATCAGATAAACATGCTGTTTTTGATAAAAAAATTTCTATCAATGTATCTAATTTAGCTCCACAAATCACATGGGGGACGAAGCCAGATCAAGTAATATCGATAGATGAACCAATTCCAAATATAAATTCATTTCGAGAAATAGCTGAGCAAGAATGTGCAAAAAAATCTTTATTATATATGGGTTTAAAATCAGGAATGTATTTAAATAATCTTGCTATTGATAAAGTTTTTATTGGTTCTTGTACTAATTCAAGAATTGAAGATCTACGAGAAGCTGCAAAAATTATTAAAAATAAATATATTGCTAAAAATGTTCATGCTATAGCAGTTCCTGGATCAGGATTAGTAAAATTACAAGCTGAAAAAGAGGGATTAGATAAAATATTTATTAAATCAGGTTTTGAATGGCGTCTACCTGGTTGTTCAATGTGTTTAGGAATGAATCAAGATCGTTTAAAACCAAAAGAGCGCTGTGCCTCTACAAGCAATAGAAATTTTGAAGGAAGACAAGGTAGAGATGGAAGAACGCATTTAGTTAGTCCTGCAATGGCTGCTGCGGCTGCTATTTTTGGTCATTTTGTAGATATTAGAAAAATTTGA
- the leuB gene encoding 3-isopropylmalate dehydrogenase has protein sequence MKKIYKLAILPGDGIGPEIMQEGYKILKVLKKKYRLNINTEEYDIGGIAIDKYGQALPEKTLNGCRKSDAILFGSVGGPKWQKLPADQQPERAGLLTLRKYFNLFLNLRPAKLNTILNKLSPLRNDISIKGFDILCVRELTGGIYFGQPKGSINHIPDKKAFDTEVYSQSEIERVAHIAFKLAKNRKFKITSVDKANVLESSILWRDTVNMVAKNYPEITLSHLYIDNATMQIIKNPSQFDVILSSNLFGDILSDECAIITGSIGMLPSASLNEKFFGLYEPAGGSAPDIAGKNIANPIAQILSIAMFVRYTMKLNSISDDIELAVTEALKKGHRTLDMIYGNEKHISTSDMGDIIANILNKSV, from the coding sequence ATGAAAAAAATATATAAATTAGCAATTTTACCTGGTGATGGCATAGGGCCGGAAATAATGCAAGAAGGATATAAAATTTTAAAAGTACTAAAAAAAAAATATAGATTAAATATTAATACAGAAGAATATGATATTGGAGGTATTGCAATAGATAAATATGGACAAGCATTACCAGAAAAAACACTTAATGGTTGTAGAAAATCAGATGCTATTTTATTTGGTTCTGTAGGTGGACCAAAATGGCAAAAATTACCCGCTGATCAACAACCAGAAAGGGCAGGTTTATTAACACTAAGAAAGTATTTTAATCTATTCTTAAATCTTAGACCTGCTAAATTAAACACTATATTAAATAAATTATCTCCTTTACGAAATGATATCAGCATTAAAGGGTTTGATATTTTATGTGTACGAGAATTAACAGGAGGTATTTATTTTGGTCAACCTAAAGGTAGTATTAATCATATTCCTGATAAAAAAGCCTTCGATACCGAAGTATATTCTCAATCTGAAATTGAACGGGTTGCACATATTGCTTTTAAATTAGCAAAAAATCGTAAATTTAAAATCACCTCTGTTGATAAAGCTAATGTATTAGAAAGTTCCATATTATGGAGAGATACAGTCAATATGGTCGCAAAAAATTATCCTGAAATAACACTATCTCATTTATATATAGACAACGCTACCATGCAAATAATTAAAAATCCCTCTCAATTTGATGTTATTTTATCTTCAAATCTTTTTGGTGACATTTTATCTGATGAATGTGCTATAATTACAGGTTCTATTGGAATGTTACCTTCAGCTAGTTTAAATGAAAAATTTTTCGGTTTATATGAACCAGCAGGAGGATCAGCACCAGATATTGCCGGAAAAAATATTGCGAATCCCATAGCTCAAATTCTCTCAATAGCAATGTTCGTACGTTATACTATGAAATTAAATTCTATTTCAGATGATATAGAATTAGCTGTCACTGAAGCTTTAAAAAAAGGACATAGAACTTTAGATATGATTTACGGAAATGAAAAACATATCAGCACTAGTGATATGGGTGATATTATTGCCAACATATTAAATAAGAGCGTATAA
- the leuA gene encoding 2-isopropylmalate synthase, whose protein sequence is MTEQIIIFDTTLRDGEQALQVSLNVEEKLKIALILEEMGIDIIEAGFPISSPGDFQSVEIISKTLKNSKICSLARCVKKDIEIAAEAMHFAKNFRIHIFLGTSPLHIQSKLNKSFSEIIDMATSSIKLAKRYTNDIEFSCEDAGRTPINQLCYIVENVIKAGATTINIPDTVGYTIPNEFGQIIRSLYNKVPNIDKVIVSVHCHNDLGMAVANSITAIQAGARQIEGTINGMGERAGNTALEEIILAIKLKKNSLNLNTNIHYEKIYKTSQIISQICNTIIPENKAIVGANAFSHSSGIHQDGVLKNRKNYEIITPESIGLKNNKLNLTSRSGRAALKYHMKEMGYGEKLYNIDKLYNAFLKLADKTGQVFDYDLEVLAFMDEKEQNTEYFRLEKFNIKSKSNGISSASIKLYCGNKIKTETMETQDGFIDAIYKTFKKITNFSMNFKKIKFIALKKSINTLDAVKITVEYKNRQFYGIGYNKDIITSLIHAMIHILNNIWKSKKVNIILKNLKK, encoded by the coding sequence ATGACTGAACAAATTATTATTTTTGATACAACTTTACGTGATGGTGAACAAGCACTTCAGGTTAGTCTTAATGTAGAAGAAAAATTAAAAATTGCTTTAATTTTAGAAGAAATGGGAATTGATATTATTGAAGCAGGTTTTCCTATTTCATCTCCGGGTGATTTTCAATCTGTAGAAATAATTTCTAAAACATTAAAAAATAGTAAAATATGTAGTTTGGCTAGGTGTGTTAAAAAAGATATTGAAATTGCTGCTGAAGCCATGCATTTTGCAAAAAATTTTCGTATCCATATTTTCTTAGGAACTTCGCCATTACATATACAATCTAAATTAAATAAAAGTTTTTCAGAAATAATTGATATGGCTACATCTTCTATTAAACTAGCAAAACGTTATACCAATGATATTGAATTTTCTTGTGAAGATGCAGGAAGAACTCCTATAAATCAATTGTGTTATATTGTCGAAAATGTTATCAAAGCAGGAGCAACAACAATTAATATCCCAGATACTGTTGGTTATACAATACCTAATGAATTTGGTCAAATTATTAGATCTTTGTATAATAAAGTACCGAATATAGATAAAGTAATTGTATCTGTACATTGTCATAATGATTTAGGTATGGCAGTTGCTAATTCAATAACAGCAATACAAGCGGGTGCTCGTCAAATAGAAGGAACAATAAATGGAATGGGTGAACGAGCAGGTAATACAGCATTAGAAGAAATTATTCTAGCAATTAAACTAAAAAAAAATAGTTTAAATCTAAATACTAATATTCATTATGAAAAAATATATAAAACTAGTCAAATAATTAGTCAAATTTGTAATACTATCATTCCCGAAAATAAAGCTATAGTAGGAGCTAATGCCTTTTCTCATTCATCTGGAATCCATCAAGATGGTGTTTTAAAAAATAGAAAGAATTATGAAATTATAACACCTGAAAGCATAGGCTTAAAAAATAATAAATTGAACTTAACATCACGATCCGGTCGTGCTGCTCTTAAATATCATATGAAAGAAATGGGTTATGGAGAAAAATTATACAACATAGATAAATTATACAATGCTTTCTTAAAACTAGCTGATAAAACAGGACAAGTTTTTGATTATGATTTAGAAGTATTGGCTTTTATGGATGAAAAAGAACAAAATACAGAATATTTTCGTTTAGAAAAATTCAATATCAAATCTAAATCCAATGGTATCTCTTCAGCTAGTATAAAACTATATTGTGGAAATAAAATAAAAACTGAAACCATGGAAACTCAAGATGGATTTATTGATGCAATATATAAAACTTTTAAAAAAATAACTAATTTTTCCATGAATTTTAAAAAAATTAAATTTATTGCTTTAAAGAAATCAATTAATACCTTAGATGCAGTAAAAATTACAGTTGAATATAAAAACCGTCAATTTTATGGTATTGGTTATAATAAAGATATTATCACATCATTGATTCACGCCATGATTCATATATTAAATAATATATGGAAATCAAAAAAAGTAAATATAATATTAAAAAACCTAAAAAAATAA
- the rep gene encoding DNA helicase Rep, whose amino-acid sequence MSLNFSQNQAIRFTQGPCLILAGAGSGKTKVIINKIIYLIDKCGYKTNDIAAVTFTNKAAQEMKHRISKYISTKELNKIIISTFHALGMKIIRSELNILGIKSNFSLFDEYDQMIILKEISVKKLKNDKFLLKKLFLFISNCKNKLLDSKQVLKIAKSNLEKTFAECYKKYENYLKSCNILDFDDLIFLPTLLLKKNKSVRLRWQKKIRYLLVDEYQDTNEIQYELIKLLNNHNSNFTLVGDDDQSIYSWRGARPQNILCLKEDFPTLQIIKMEHNYRSSKRILKAANILISNNPHILKKNLFSELENGSKIKILITENEEEEAKKVIKKIVFHRLSNHTGYKDYAILYRSNYQSRILEKILIQNKVPYHISSDNSFLSRPEIKNLIAYLRFIINPDDDITFLRIINTPPRKIGLITIKKLSLFAKQKNKSLFNSSFDVEIKKFLTKNTLKNLQNFTIWIKDLINMIEKDSFFILDKIIIDIKYKEWLKNSSTDLKIINCKIKNVDTLIKWIKQMLIGNKIEKPLDLSKVIEKFALRDIIDNKDNDTHIDKIKLMTLHGSKGLEFPFVFIIGMEEGILPHHSTINDNVEEERRLAYVGITRAKKELFFSYCEKRYQYGTVLYPQPSRFLFELPEKDILWEKRNKNNFYNCKISNPYSKIIALKKILKNKM is encoded by the coding sequence ATGTCTCTTAATTTTAGTCAAAATCAAGCTATAAGATTTACTCAAGGTCCGTGTTTAATATTAGCTGGCGCAGGATCTGGAAAAACTAAAGTAATTATTAATAAAATAATTTATCTAATTGATAAATGTGGATATAAAACAAATGATATTGCTGCTGTTACATTTACTAATAAAGCAGCACAAGAAATGAAACATCGTATTTCAAAATATATTTCCACAAAAGAATTAAATAAAATAATTATTTCTACATTTCATGCGTTAGGTATGAAAATAATTAGATCTGAATTAAACATATTAGGAATAAAATCTAATTTTTCATTATTCGATGAGTATGATCAAATGATCATATTGAAAGAAATTAGTGTAAAAAAACTAAAAAATGATAAATTTTTATTAAAAAAACTTTTTCTATTTATTTCTAATTGTAAAAACAAATTATTAGATTCAAAACAAGTTTTAAAAATAGCTAAATCTAATTTAGAAAAAACATTTGCTGAATGTTATAAAAAATATGAAAATTATTTAAAATCTTGTAATATACTAGATTTTGATGATTTAATTTTTTTACCAACATTATTACTAAAAAAAAATAAATCCGTTAGATTGCGTTGGCAAAAAAAAATACGTTATCTTTTAGTTGATGAATATCAAGATACAAATGAAATTCAATATGAACTAATTAAATTATTAAATAATCATAATTCTAATTTTACTTTAGTTGGTGATGATGATCAATCAATTTATTCCTGGAGAGGAGCTAGACCACAAAATATCTTATGTTTAAAAGAAGATTTTCCTACTTTACAAATAATAAAAATGGAACATAATTATCGTTCATCTAAAAGAATTTTAAAAGCAGCAAATATATTAATTTCTAATAACCCTCATATTTTAAAAAAAAACTTATTTTCTGAACTAGAAAACGGTTCAAAAATAAAAATTTTAATTACAGAAAATGAAGAAGAAGAAGCTAAAAAAGTAATTAAAAAAATTGTTTTCCATCGTCTTTCAAATCATACAGGATATAAAGATTATGCAATCTTGTATCGTAGTAATTATCAATCCAGAATTTTAGAAAAAATATTAATTCAAAATAAAGTACCATATCATATATCTTCTGATAATTCTTTTTTATCACGTCCGGAAATTAAAAACTTAATAGCATATTTACGTTTTATTATTAATCCAGATGATGACATTACTTTTTTAAGAATAATCAATACCCCTCCACGTAAAATTGGTTTAATTACAATTAAAAAATTAAGTCTATTTGCAAAACAAAAAAATAAAAGCCTTTTTAATTCTAGTTTTGATGTTGAAATAAAGAAATTTTTAACAAAAAATACTTTAAAAAATTTACAAAATTTCACCATTTGGATAAAAGATTTAATAAATATGATCGAAAAGGACTCATTTTTTATTTTAGATAAAATTATTATTGATATAAAATATAAAGAATGGCTGAAGAACAGTTCAACAGATTTAAAAATTATTAATTGTAAAATTAAAAATGTAGATACTTTAATAAAGTGGATCAAACAAATGTTAATAGGTAATAAAATTGAGAAACCACTTGATTTATCTAAAGTTATCGAAAAATTTGCACTTCGTGATATTATTGATAATAAAGATAATGATACTCATATAGATAAAATAAAATTAATGACATTGCATGGTTCTAAAGGATTAGAATTTCCATTTGTTTTTATTATTGGTATGGAAGAAGGTATTTTGCCACATCATAGTACTATAAACGATAATGTAGAAGAAGAACGTCGTTTGGCTTATGTAGGTATTACTAGAGCTAAAAAAGAACTATTTTTTAGTTACTGTGAAAAAAGATATCAATATGGAACAGTATTATATCCTCAACCTAGTCGATTTTTATTCGAGTTACCTGAAAAAGATATATTATGGGAAAAAAGGAATAAAAATAATTTTTATAATTGTAAAATAAGTAATCCTTATTCGAAAATTATTGCTTTAAAGAAAATTTTAAAAAATAAAATGTAA